AATTGCTCACTTTgagttttatattttgataactAATTTGGTTGTTGACGTAAGAATGACTCTCGGTTGTGGGGGAAAATGGGGGACTAGTGGAGGGAAGGGAAATTGGGAAGTGGGGATAAAGGAAGTGAATGATATGATTGGATGAATTGATCAAGAGAAAGAGTAGCTAGCTGCTTGGTTGTGGAAAGTAGTGGCTCTCGATTGTGAGGGGAAAATGAGGGACCAGAGGAGGGAAGGGAAATTGGGAAGTAGGGCCCAAAGAAAGTGAATGATATGATTGGTACTTGCTAGTTAAAataaaaaggtttttttttagCTTATTTTAAATGGAATTTATGCCCCACgtatttttttagaattttaatttatgaactaatttaaaaaatcaCGTAATTCTTTCACATCCTTTCTAAAAAAACTCTGAAGGTACActtaaaattatattaaaattgtACAAGTACTGTAGGAATTTAAGGGGGCCCACTATCCCCACCTTAAATCCACCCCTGTAATGCCAAAAGAAGTGCGGGAAAGCTTCCCTCCAACTCTACTGAATAATATAAGTACAGTCCAAGCCTCCAAATTTGTCTGAAACCCGTTGCTGATTTTTCCTCCTCTCAAAACTCCTCCAACCACCAAACTTTACTGTCCTTTTTCCCCTTCTTGATTCTTCCATCTCCAACGGAATCAAGCTTCATAATAAGAGGGGCTTTGTCTTAAAATCATACATTTTTTTGATTAGCTATTTAGCACGCCAGTTGACGGAGTAAGCGGAGACGGTGGAGGACTCGATGACGACGTCCTCGTCGTCGTCGTCTGAGCCTGGACCTTCAACGTTCCCTCCTCATTAGTTATAGCCAAAGTTTGGGTTTGGGACCGCGCGCTCTCTTGCGCCAAGGCATCACAAAACGCCCGATGCGTGATAAAGCTATCCCGCCTTCATTtcataaaaagaaaacaaacaaggaaaaagaaggGGGAAAATGTTCATTAAGAAACGAATGAGAAAACTCGTTGAGTTTAGCTTGGTTCTAGTGGAATGACCTGGAAAATAGGGTGTCGCAGTCGCAGCGGTATTCTCTGGTGCCGCAAGTTTTCGTGTGCGCTTTCCAATCAGAGATGACGGCATACTTCTTAGAGCACCGTTCACACTTCCATTTCTTCTCGCCGTGTTTTCTGCAGAAGTGTTTTTTGATGCCAGTTAGGTCCCCAAGTGCTCTGGAGGGGTCGTGATGAATGCAGGTTGCTTCAGGGCAGACGTACACGCGCTTTTTAACTTCTTTCCCGTTTCTCTGCCGGAGTTTCCATGGCAAGTTATGGCCTCTTCTGTGTAGTTGCAAATTCTGGTCTCTTTGGAAACCCTTGTTGCAGATCTCACATACAAATCGGTTTGTTGCTAAGAGAGTCTTTGGTGATAAGGCTATCACTTCTGCATCTGGATCTACATACAAACTACCGGATAAATGCcccaaaaagaaacaaaagaaaagagaaaaatatagCACTAGTTTTTTAAGATAAAAAATTAGGAAGGTACAAGTACGATTTGAGGAGCTATATAGTGATGATTCATGAGCAGCTACCTGGCATTCCAGGAAGGTTACGCTTTTTCTTGACGGGTCCAACTTGAGCAGCTATCATTGGATTGCCAGCTGAGGAAACACTAGCTTATTCAGAAGCCGAAGGGACTGTTGCCATTGCTGATGAATTATTCATATCCACCTACTCTCTACAATccgtttttcctttcttttcccagGAAAAATCAGCGGGATTCACTTTGTAGCAAACTTTCAAGACTTTGAGAATAAAAACGCTTTAAGCTGAGGTGGTGAATTGGTCCAAAAATCTTTCAGCAAAAATTCAAATCCTGGACATGAAATTGTTGAGCTTCAGCCTGCATCAGAAGGGAGTCCACTATTaggtataatttttcaaaatggaCTATGCTAAGATGGAGTTTTGTGAAAATTTATATTCGCAGTTTACTtgcttaattaatttagatgtcCCTATCCCTAAACAGACCCAGTAAATTGTTTGGTTTTAATTGCTGGGACCTACAATAATTTGCTTGAGAACTAAGAAATTTTTGGGTAGCTACATGAAAATTAAATCACTCATCAagatttgattttcttttgaatgttttcctgATGGTGGGAAAGCAGAAAGTTTGGTTGACTGTAATTGTGCTTGCCTGCATCGAAGTCTGATAACAAATTTCTTATTGTAGTTCCTCGACAAAAATATTGTGAGTCTGTGCACAAAACTATCAGGAGAAAAACTCGCACAGTGATGGTTGGCAACGTGGCTCTCGGTAGTGAGCATCCTATACGAGTTCAAACCATGACTACAACAGACACTAAAGATGTTGTTGGAACAGTTGAACAGGTGCTATTTATTTCTGCTTCCATGATGGTTTTCTGTAATACATTTTTATTCAGTGATACGACTTGATATGGAGAGCAAGCTGTATATATTTGGCGTATTTAAAAGTTCATTCATCTTATGGGCCCATTCCCTCCCTCAGCTAAACAAACAAAGTGGGAATGAAGAAGACGAAGAAGAGTCTGGTTGATGCCTGTGTATAGATGGCCATGTTCCATTTTGGATTTGCTTTGATTGAGTCTTGACTTGCATTGTTTACTAGGTGTGATTGGGGGTCCTTAAACTTATAGGGGTTTTTATAGGGTTTATCAAGCAATAAAACTTTgcgggagaaaaaagaaaacttgcTGGATGTTAACAACTTTTCTCTGCTCTCGACAATGGGATTTGGAAATGAAACCAGATGGCAGAACTAATCTGAATTAAGAACACATCTTTTTCTTAAAGTAGAGACAATCTGCAAAATGAAGCATGAGTGTAATCACCTATTGTACTTTTCGCATCTCCTCTAAAAGTTTGTGTGCATCTAAGCTTAACATTTCTAGAATGAAGAATGCTGCAGTTTGAATTGCAATTGATTTTTTGAACTGTTTATATAAGCTGAAACTTTTTAGAACATAAATTTGGCCATAAACTAGGAGTGACAAACAATTCAAGCAGTTAACTTGTTTTTGATAGTTTGGAAGCAATGGCTTGCTTGTCATCCTTTAATGATGTCCACTGAAGCACTTATCCTCAGGTTAAGTGTTAGTTGTTGTAGGTGATGGGGATAGCTGATAAAGAAGCAGACTTAGTTCGAATAACAGTTCAAGGGAAGAGAGAGGCAGATGCATGTTATGATTTGATTTGAGTATCTTTGTGCTTTGTACTGTTGATAGTATTGGTTGTAATATATTGTTGCTCGTTTTGTATTTGTAATGACAAATTGGTTTGTTATTTCATATAAAATTTTTGCTATATCTCAATATTGACATTAATGATACCTCTTGCTaaaaaaatggttgaaaaaaaaagtagcaaCTACAGTAAAAAAGCTGCTTTTGGCAACTTTCTTGCAAAAAAATCATCTTGCTGCATTTGATCGTCTTTGGTAAGGGGTCGATGGTTTCTAATTAAAGAAGTTACTTGTTTATGACAAAATGGACACTCTTTTCTTATAATGcagaaaagtcataaagagttgatattttattgaaaaatgagtttatttttattttatccgataaacaaatttctttttgccTTCAAAATGgatactctgttcttataatggaggaaagtcataaagagctggtgttttattgaaaaaacgggtttatttttattttatctgataaataaatttgtttatggaaaaatgggtattctgttcttataatataggaaagccataaagagctgattttttattagaaaatggatttatttttattttattcgataaataaatttagttaTGAAAAAtggggtactctgttcttataatggaggaaaatcataaagagctggccttttattagaaaatgaatttatttttattttattcgataaataaatttatttatgagaaAATGGGTAcgctgttcttataatggaggaaaatcataaagagctggtcttttattagaaatgaatttatttttattttattcgataaataaatttagttaTACAAAAATGGGTACCTTGTTCTAATAATGGAGGAAAATCATAAAGAGCTGAtcttttatgggaaagtgaTACTTTACACAAAGTGACCGaaatttggtttatgaaataatcccaaataaaaatttagaatgaatttatttgttttgaaagttgtataacgGTCGTTAAAACTCCAGACATTGGCAAACAAATTTTGGGGTTGCATAAAGGCAGAgcgaagaaggagaagaattgAGCTTTTTGTCCGTAGCAATTGTTCCGTTAAAAATGGCTCTATTCGATTTTACCTATTTTTTGTTGGGTAAAATCGTTGGTTCTAACGATCAATTCTTCATTTCCCGttaattgtccttaattggccaaaattacgaaactttgaggatgaaaagtgcattttgtcctataaaatatttaatcaaatgttatttcttgtcttaatttttgttatgactatattacatatttattaaatagacatacctttataattaaagttaatatttgatattttaggatgccatatatttaaatagatgaaaattattttgaatataacatattaaaataattttatttgtcaATCATTTTGGCCCCCCCTCCAATGAAAAAATCTTGATTTCGTCACTGCTTAGGAAGAAATTGGGATCTATTGCTAATAAAAGATTGTGAAAATTTACCTTATATcctaattatttgaaaaaatctaatgaacaaattttgcaaaaaaaaaaaaccttgttTCTTACCAACAAATTAAGTAACTAATAAAATCACCTGTAATGTTGTTttaacatatttaatttatgttaaatacaaattttACCAGTTTctctttcgtaaaaatataagtataacgccttttcaattttagttacaaacatttatttattttacataaatatagtgattcagaataaaatacccataaatagctagtattttgttaatgtaatgcaaaaaattcataaagagctggtatgttatggacgcaatcttttttactttcacatatttaaattttgttaaatacaaaatctaccagtttccctttggtaaaaatataagtataatactttttcaattttagttacaaacatttatgtattttacataaatataatgattcagagtaaaatacccataaatagttagtattttgttgatgtaatgcaaaaaactcataaagagctggtatgttatgggcaaaaacttttttaccttcacatatttaaaaattgttaaatacaaaatttactagtttcctttttgtaaaaatattagtgtaacactttttcaattttagttacaaacatttatgtattttacataaatgtaatgattcagagtTAAATGTccataaatagctagtattttgttgatataatgcaaaaaaaattataaagagcaagtatgttatgggcaatttattttttactttcaaaatCAGTTTATGCTAAATACAGGACAATCAGTTTACctttcacaaaaatattagtgtaacagtttttcaattttagttataaacatttatttattttacataattgtaattattcagagtaaaatgcccataaatagatagtattttgttgatgtaatacCCATAATCGGGAGAATCAATTGGAATCCATTATTCCTCAGTCTTGGACACTTTATGTAAAGTAGAGATATTTGTATTCAATTAAATATGAAACATGCAACAATCTGTTTTCCCATGAACCCAGTTTCCACAAATGTTAATATTTTACTAATATAACaattaaaatcaatttcaataattcaaatttaGTAGGTTAGATAAAAGTTGTTAGAAAAGTgagaaaccaaaagaaaaataactcaaatttattaaaagtccAAAAAGAATTTAGTACTTCATCTCTAGAAATCCTCCAAATGACTATATATTAGAACAACGATAATCAAAATAGATTACATAATTAAAAAACTTAAtgtttcaaacatttattttcttaAGTTTCACTTTTTAAAGGCTCTCAACTCGTTATTCAATAATGTCCATATGTTGCTTCAAAACCAAGCATGGCTGTGTTTAGTACTGCTTACGCTTCCTCTTCGGTGTTTTATTTCTAGACCCATTATATATATGTTAATTCCGTGACACCCCAATACATTTTCAGCTTCTGCCATACACAACATTTCCAAACCGGCCCGTGCCTGTTATAGGTCACAAAAAGAAGAGATGGAGTTGATTTTCTCAaggagaaaaaatattttaatcctTTAGtccaattgaatcaaaaaaggggaaggaaaaatttaggtaaaataatcaaaggtccacttgtcaaaaatatatacaatacATGTGTCAAAAAGATGGTTAGCTACACTAACTTGGCTTTCTTTTTATAGACAAGGTAGATTTTACACCGCATAGAAACGATACCAATTCGAGGCAAATCCAGATACTAAAGCAGTAAATGATTTGTAATACATACTGTTCATTTTCAATAATATCCACAAAGATTGTAAAATAGTTATAATACCAAAGCAATTATTgaaagagtaactttattaatATCCTTACATTAATATTAGGAGTATGattaataattatatatttacatTAATTACAATAATAATATTGATGGAAGTTGTGACATTTAAGGTATGAATCAGAGCAATTATTGAATAAGATATATTAGACTTATTGATAACAAAGTACATTAAATAAGGatattttaaagaaattaaaagttaattattttttttcaattagaaaGTGGATTATAATTTGAAACtgatgaaaataaaaaacaagGTTATTAAAGTGGAACAGAGGATGTTATAACATTACTAAAACAGTATTAGTTATTCGCTCTTCCAGTCGTCCTATAAGATAAGGTcatttttcttttgtgattatcttaaagggaaaaatgcactttttatCCCCAATGTTTAAGGTGTTAACTAATTTCATCCCTAAAGTTTCATACAAAAtacatttcatcctcataattttgtaattttgaccaattttgtCCCTAAAGTTTACGTAGAATACATTTCATTCTCATAGTTTTATAATTCCtaccaattaaggacaattaaAGGATTGTTAACCAATTTAGACAATATCATC
This sequence is a window from Coffea eugenioides isolate CCC68of chromosome 7, Ceug_1.0, whole genome shotgun sequence. Protein-coding genes within it:
- the LOC113778653 gene encoding zinc finger protein ENHYDROUS-like — translated: MIAAQVGPVKKKRNLPGMPDPDAEVIALSPKTLLATNRFVCEICNKGFQRDQNLQLHRRGHNLPWKLRQRNGKEVKKRVYVCPEATCIHHDPSRALGDLTGIKKHFCRKHGEKKWKCERCSKKYAVISDWKAHTKTCGTREYRCDCDTLFSRRDSFITHRAFCDALAQESARSQTQTLAITNEEGTLKVQAQTTTTRTSSSSPPPSPLTPSTGVLNS